The following are encoded in a window of Brevibacillus sp. DP1.3A genomic DNA:
- a CDS encoding DUF4280 domain-containing protein, translating to MPNIEGINIQQSSAERKSYVVVGAILSCSSGSKQSRLKMPFSHGVFVKGKPQVSIMDFVPNINIMPFGKCSSLKNPAVASATAANNGVHTPMPCTPLTTMPWMDGKADKMVGGHPALLNNSTNMCFHCGLIKIEDDGQDLGGVTIGSQSPANSGPSATGFGQGPACEKPQEKPNMWDNFVKGISKLGDVPAAMQKAASELPGALEKAANDLPKGLKKAAEDLPKGIEVFVREGHIEPMQEDLDTLRDEDINLEDALAISGLVVHALTLGRSKNVKDLVKALKKGKKRTGDFKPIKEVEIVDMNGRPIGEFDEIDMKNGIFYEDKTAKGLDILNPKTGLPAQTPQQFADKQILTKTRNRINNLHKSAVSSRPAANGSPEAPSLEEIKGIRQFVFRLDGDTPELREAVEKSLEQLRKEFPEYTFNVQFGGR from the coding sequence ATGCCCAATATTGAAGGTATCAACATCCAACAATCAAGTGCGGAACGCAAGAGCTACGTGGTTGTAGGAGCCATTCTATCATGTAGTAGTGGTAGTAAGCAGAGTAGGCTGAAAATGCCGTTCAGCCATGGTGTGTTCGTAAAAGGGAAGCCGCAAGTGAGCATCATGGATTTCGTCCCCAACATCAATATCATGCCATTTGGAAAATGCAGCAGCTTGAAAAATCCCGCCGTCGCCTCTGCCACCGCCGCCAATAATGGTGTTCACACTCCAATGCCGTGCACACCTCTGACGACAATGCCATGGATGGACGGGAAAGCGGACAAAATGGTCGGTGGCCATCCAGCATTGCTGAACAACTCAACAAATATGTGCTTCCATTGTGGGCTGATAAAGATTGAAGATGACGGGCAGGATTTGGGTGGTGTGACGATAGGAAGTCAGTCGCCAGCAAATAGCGGACCGTCAGCTACCGGTTTTGGGCAAGGACCAGCTTGCGAGAAGCCACAGGAAAAGCCAAACATGTGGGATAACTTTGTCAAAGGAATCTCGAAGTTAGGAGACGTTCCTGCTGCGATGCAAAAAGCGGCAAGTGAGCTGCCAGGGGCTTTGGAGAAAGCTGCAAATGATTTGCCAAAAGGGTTGAAGAAGGCAGCAGAGGATTTGCCAAAGGGTATTGAAGTGTTTGTGAGGGAAGGTCATATCGAGCCAATGCAAGAAGACTTGGATACGTTGCGGGATGAGGATATCAATCTTGAGGATGCACTTGCAATCAGTGGGCTTGTCGTTCATGCACTGACTTTGGGGAGAAGTAAAAACGTTAAGGATTTAGTGAAGGCGTTAAAGAAGGGAAAGAAGAGGACGGGTGATTTTAAGCCGATAAAAGAAGTAGAAATTGTAGATATGAATGGAAGACCAATCGGTGAGTTTGATGAGATAGACATGAAAAATGGCATTTTTTACGAGGATAAAACTGCAAAAGGACTAGACATTCTGAATCCCAAAACTGGGCTACCAGCACAAACACCACAGCAATTTGCCGATAAACAAATATTGACGAAAACTAGGAATAGAATTAACAACCTTCACAAAAGTGCTGTGTCCTCAAGACCAGCAGCTAATGGAAGCCCAGAAGCACCCTCTCTTGAAGAAATTAAAGGCATACGACAGTTTGTTTTCAGGCTGGATGGAGACACACCTGAGCTTAGAGAAGCTGTTGAAAAAAGCCTTGAGCAACTAAGAAAAGAGTTCCCAGAGTATACATTTAATGTTCAATTTGGAGGGAGATAA
- a CDS encoding tyrosine-type recombinase/integrase has translation MLGSPWNLKRTYKRVIKSVDIPKIRFHDIRHTHATLLLIQGVNPKVVCQRLGYAAIRLAQYSYSFQIRVPKAKTARLFTRAAYSSCVALV, from the coding sequence CTGCTGGGATCCCCCTGGAATCTGAAGAGAACGTACAAACGAGTCATAAAGAGCGTAGACATTCCAAAAATACGTTTCCATGACATAAGACATACTCATGCTACGCTTCTTCTTATTCAAGGTGTCAATCCTAAAGTGGTATGTCAAAGATTAGGATATGCAGCCATCCGATTGGCTCAATACTCTTACTCCTTCCAAATTCGTGTACCCAAAGCAAAAACCGCCCGGTTATTTACCCGAGCGGCTTATTCATCGTGCGTAGCCTTAGTATAG
- a CDS encoding accessory gene regulator ArgB-like protein — MIETLAERIAIQLKSINPHETKSVPTMKFGLILIINMLLIITISLTLSLMIGTFPGTLITLAGFLVLRQFSGGFHYSSSVYCTMTSIVGAVLIPLVPFPIEFVTPIIIITLVLVALFAPQEMEMQSRLFKQNQTLLLKTISIIIVSLLFFIESETLVKTFFVQALTLIPLKGGGKDEK, encoded by the coding sequence ATGATTGAAACTCTCGCTGAAAGAATAGCCATACAACTAAAGTCGATCAATCCGCATGAAACGAAGTCAGTCCCTACAATGAAGTTTGGGTTAATCCTTATCATCAACATGCTGCTCATCATTACGATTAGCCTTACCCTTTCACTCATGATAGGGACATTTCCAGGAACATTAATCACATTGGCCGGATTTTTAGTACTACGCCAATTTTCAGGAGGATTTCACTACTCATCGTCCGTCTACTGCACCATGACAAGTATAGTGGGAGCTGTATTAATCCCTCTAGTTCCCTTTCCTATTGAATTTGTCACCCCGATTATTATCATCACATTAGTCCTAGTAGCACTTTTTGCACCCCAAGAAATGGAAATGCAATCACGACTATTCAAACAAAATCAGACGTTGCTCCTCAAAACCATCTCAATTATCATCGTCAGTTTATTATTTTTCATAGAAAGCGAGACGCTGGTAAAGACCTTCTTTGTGCAAGCGCTGACGCTAATTCCACTGAAAGGAGGTGGAAAAGATGAGAAATAA
- a CDS encoding cyclic lactone autoinducer peptide: MRNKAMMFVAKHVSAIASFVAVLAVSTASFGFVGKPEIPEELKK, translated from the coding sequence ATGAGAAATAAAGCGATGATGTTCGTAGCGAAACATGTTTCAGCAATTGCTTCATTTGTTGCGGTACTGGCGGTATCTACAGCATCCTTTGGTTTCGTGGGGAAACCTGAGATTCCAGAGGAATTAAAGAAATAA